CTTTCCCGAAAAACCATTGCAATACTCGCAAGCAGAAAGATACTCTGAAGATACCATTCTGATTATCTTATCCTGGATTTCATTTATTGAGGACGATTCATCCATCGTATCTACAAAACTATCGGAATCTTTAGTAATGCGTCCAGCGAGCATTGTCGAATACGAACGGGCACAGCGATGCAGTAGCCCATTAGTCATCGCCAAGTACGGAATTAGCAACGCATTTTTAATGATTTTGTTTGGCATTGGTGTATACGTGCCGGTATGTTGTTTTGGAGTTGTTGCTATTACACATTCGCGCAACAAAGCTTTAGTCTCGTTATGCGAATGTTTATGAGTATAATCACCTAAGTCTACCCAACCGCCCATATGGGCGTTCGTTCCATGATAGATTCTGACCTTGTGATTTATCCCTTTTTCGTTTAATATTGCGTCAATTTTTTCAGCATTCGGAGAATGCTTTCCGTAGTTATCTATCATCACAAACATAGTGTCTTTATTTTTTTGCAGTATGTCAAGTACCGCATCTTTAGGAACTATTGTTCCATTTGTAATTATTTCCAATATATCAAACTGTTTCTTGTACTCCAATATAGCTTCGACTATTTCTGGCAAATCCGTCCTTAACATTGGTTCTCCGCCACCCAACGATAGTTTACGGATATATTTGACTGTCTCGAAATATCGCTTTACACAGTGCTCAATGCTTTTGACGCTAAAATGCGGAGGTGGATTTTGATACGGCGATGCCGTACAACACAGTTTGCACTTTAAATTACACCTTAAAGTCAGTATAATTGCGCTCGTGTCAATTACGATTCCAGAATATGTTCTCATGTTATAATCACTCCTGCGTAAAGTATTAAGATATTGTGACATCAAAAAAAGCGTAATTTTACAGTACACGAGGACGAGTTGCTCGCACGACAGTACTTGGCCCGTACGGCTTTGTTACCCGGCATATTCCTTTAACTGCTTTATTTCAAAATCCTGTATGTGCCCACATTCTAAAAAATCCCTGCGACATATCGCCAGTTCCCGCTGCAACCTCGCCGCAAACTGTTTGCAGTCCACAAGCCCGAGCCGGTCAACCTTTTCCACCATGCTCAGCCAAAACGACCACTCAAAATATCTCCATGCGGACGCGCTGTCCGGGAACTTCCGGCACAGCCAATCGGTGCGCTCGCGGTAGACCGCAAGATACTCGGAAAGCGTCGCGGCGTCAAGCAGGCTGTGATCGGTTGTCCACGCGGAGTTGTTGCCGGGATGTCGATGAAAGGTATACTTAGGCAGGCCATGGAACGCGACCTTGTTGGCTTTGGCCAGCATTTTGGGCATGAGCTCAATATCGTCGTATTTGGCGCTATCCGAGAACCGATTGCCATCAAACAGCTTGCGCCGCAACAGCTTTGTGGGGAACTGTACATTGAACCTCTTGCGCCAAAGAAGCTCAATAACGGCTTCTTCCGCAGAATACACGCGCCTTTCGTCAAATTCTCTATCCACCGCCCCGCAAATAGCGATGTCCGCGTTGTTTTCCATCGCCAGATTGTGTAAAAACGCTAAGAAGTCCGGTTCACACCAGTCGTCATCATCGACGAAAGCGACCCATTCGCCAACTGCCGCGTCCAGCCCGGCGTTGCGGCCTATGCCGATGTTGCCGCGCTCGCGGTGAAGTACGCGGATGCGCGCGTCACGTTTGGCGTATTCGTCCGCAATAGCGCCGCTGCGGTCAGAGCTGCCGTTGTCCACGATGACAAACTCAAAGTCGCCAAACGTCTGCGCGAGGACGCTTTCGATGGCGCGGCTCACCAGCGTTTCGCGGTTGTAGGTCAGCATTATCACGGAAATGACAGTCATAGCGCATATCACCACTAAACTGCATACAGTATAGTATCCCAACAACCATATTTGTGCTGCCGCAGACAAAATTTATAATCGTCGCGTATCGAAAGTAGCGTTTGCGGAAGTTCGTAAACATCCTCAATTTTGTGATACGCGCAAATCGCGAGTTTCGGTTTCGCTTTTTTTATTATGTTCGCGGCGCCGATAAGCGCCTCTTTTTCCGCGCCCTCAATGTCCATTTTTATGAACGTCGGCAGCTGCGGCTTGTCCGCAAAAAAGGCATCAAGCGAGGTGACAG
The Acidaminococcales bacterium genome window above contains:
- a CDS encoding radical SAM protein, whose translation is MRTYSGIVIDTSAIILTLRCNLKCKLCCTASPYQNPPPHFSVKSIEHCVKRYFETVKYIRKLSLGGGEPMLRTDLPEIVEAILEYKKQFDILEIITNGTIVPKDAVLDILQKNKDTMFVMIDNYGKHSPNAEKIDAILNEKGINHKVRIYHGTNAHMGGWVDLGDYTHKHSHNETKALLRECVIATTPKQHTGTYTPMPNKIIKNALLIPYLAMTNGLLHRCARSYSTMLAGRITKDSDSFVDTMDESSSINEIQDKIIRMVSSEYLSACEYCNGFSGKSKRFEPAEQLI
- a CDS encoding glycosyltransferase, producing MTVISVIMLTYNRETLVSRAIESVLAQTFGDFEFVIVDNGSSDRSGAIADEYAKRDARIRVLHRERGNIGIGRNAGLDAAVGEWVAFVDDDDWCEPDFLAFLHNLAMENNADIAICGAVDREFDERRVYSAEEAVIELLWRKRFNVQFPTKLLRRKLFDGNRFSDSAKYDDIELMPKMLAKANKVAFHGLPKYTFHRHPGNNSAWTTDHSLLDAATLSEYLAVYRERTDWLCRKFPDSASAWRYFEWSFWLSMVEKVDRLGLVDCKQFAARLQRELAICRRDFLECGHIQDFEIKQLKEYAG